The genomic window AACCTGGGAAAATATCTCTTTAATAGGACCAAGGTGAGTTGAACGGAATCGACAAATAGTATGAAAATCAGGTTTTTGCATGGCTGCCAGATACATAAATGCAGTATCAGTTTGAGTCATTTGTTGCAGTTTACGTGAACTTCTAATGCCTATAAGATAACCATAAAGTAATATTTTTAAAAGAATTATTGGATGATAGGCTGGGCAGCCTTCCTTAGAATAAGTGGATTCAATAGCAGTGATATCAACGACATCTACGATGTCGTTTAGTACTCGGGCGAGATGATTTTCAGGAACAAAATCTTCCAGGTTTAATGGAAGTAAAAACTGCTGCTTTTGATCGTATTTTCTAAACATGGGAAACACTGGAATTTAGTTTTGTAAAAAAGATAAAGATTTGGGTTTCTGACCCAAATGTGCGATCAGGTATAGTTTTGAGACAACCTGTATTGATGTCTTTTTACCTCAAGATGGGTAAAGTCAGCTTTTATTCTTGAGACTATATAGACTCAGGGTTTAAGAATAAGTAGACTAGAGAAAAAAGATGTAGCGAGATTGAAGCAGACTTTTTCAGAAATTTTTTGATAGCCGTTATTTTAAAACTGGATTCAAGGTTATTTTATCCATATTTTTCAATCAAGTTTTCATAAGTAGGGTTTACTCTATAAATAATGTTTTTTCCTTCTCTTTCTTCATTTATGAGCTCCACTTCTTTAAGAGTTCTCATATACCAGCTAATTGTAGCTCTGGAAACTCCTATTTCATGTGCAAGAGCTGAGTTCGTATTACAATTCCCATTTTGTATTTCTGAAATTATTCTTTGACTTGTTATGTTTTGAAGGGCAGAAATAATTTTTCTTTCTTCTTCATCATAAGTAGAATTATTTTCGAAATACCTAATCTTTCTGCCGTCTTTATGGACTTCAATTTTGTTCTGAACTTCTAGAATGGTTATATGATGCCTTACTCTTCCTCTGCCGAAGCCTGTTTTTTCTACAATTTCATCGATGAATGCTCCCGGTTTAGTTTTAATATATGTATAAATAATAGACCGATCAGGATTATCTAGTACGTTTTCTTTATTAACAATTTTAAATCCCAGTATTACAAAAATAAGCTTTATAAAGTAAAGAACGACGTCTATTATTGATAAAATTTGCATTGCAGCCAGCCAGAGCAAAAACTGCCAGTAAGGCGTTATAGTATCTTCTACTATCTGTATATCCTCTCCAGCTACAGACACCCCAAATTGATCATTTGGGGCAGGAGTCACGATATATTCTGCAGCTTCGGCTGCCAATATTGAAAATGAAAAGAAAAAACAAAGGAGACAGAGTCTCCTGTAATTAATGCAGTGCGACACCAAGTGTATAGCTCTGTGTTCCACTGACTGATTCTCCATAAACCTTAAATTTCCAGGTTCCCTGCTCGACGTATCCCTGAGAGGGATCTATGTTGAGATGTATCCTGCCATTTGTACTTCCGTCAGAACTATCACGGTAAGTTCCGAGTTTGCTTCCAGAGGGGGTGTAAATGGTAAGAGTAAGTGAATCGCTTGTATCTCCCCAGTTTAAATCCACTTCAAGGTAATTCACTCCTGAACCTACATTTACATTGTGAGTTATGGTCTGTCCCTGAGTTATATACTGGGTTGACCGTAGAAGAGAAATAAAATTCTCTGTATCAGAAGAATTTTCTGTCCAGGGACTAATAATGTAATCTTTTTCGGCAGAAGCTAATGTATCTCCCATGTCGAAATTTGTCGCATATTCCTCTTCGGCTGAAACTGCAGGTACAGCCATCAATCCTATTATTACACATAACACAAATATCATCCAGGATTTCAAATAATCACCCAAAAAAGAGCTTTGAAGTCCGGATA from Methanobacterium sp. includes these protein-coding regions:
- a CDS encoding winged helix-turn-helix transcriptional regulator — translated: MEHRAIHLVSHCINYRRLCLLCFFFSFSILAAEAAEYIVTPAPNDQFGVSVAGEDIQIVEDTITPYWQFLLWLAAMQILSIIDVVLYFIKLIFVILGFKIVNKENVLDNPDRSIIYTYIKTKPGAFIDEIVEKTGFGRGRVRHHITILEVQNKIEVHKDGRKIRYFENNSTYDEEERKIISALQNITSQRIISEIQNGNCNTNSALAHEIGVSRATISWYMRTLKEVELINEEREGKNIIYRVNPTYENLIEKYG
- a CDS encoding pre-peptidase C-terminal domain-containing protein; protein product: MKSWMIFVLCVIIGLMAVPAVSAEEEYATNFDMGDTLASAEKDYIISPWTENSSDTENFISLLRSTQYITQGQTITHNVNVGSGVNYLEVDLNWGDTSDSLTLTIYTPSGSKLGTYRDSSDGSTNGRIHLNIDPSQGYVEQGTWKFKVYGESVSGTQSYTLGVALH